A region from the Acanthochromis polyacanthus isolate Apoly-LR-REF ecotype Palm Island chromosome 23, KAUST_Apoly_ChrSc, whole genome shotgun sequence genome encodes:
- the LOC110966432 gene encoding myozenin-2-like gives MSQFSTMTNRERKMQAAAICREVQAQEDVEMDLGKKMSVPKDIMLEELSLASNRGSRLFKMRQRRSEKYTFESIQNENNTQLSSTTVFQTENGSPADSSNNENNSGDNQQPKVTCDAPDAGMVPNPASIAPGYGGPLKDIPPERFNSTAVPKSYHSPWEQAIINDPALADTLITRMPELEPRPDRPGYKSFNRVATPFGGFSKTPRPAPIKPIQVETLPELPELQGEATVNRPSFNRSALGWVSAGGPVSLPTISLEPVLIPESEDL, from the exons ATGTCACAGTTCTCCACCATGACAAACCGCGAGAGGAAAATGCAGGCAGCAGCAATCTGCAGAGAGGTGCAAGCCCAGGAAG ATGTAGAGATGGATCTGGGGAAGAAAATGAGCGTGCCTAAGGACATCATGCTAGAGGAGCTGTCTCTCGCCTCCAACCGGGGCTCCCGGCTCTTCAAAATGCGCCAGAGACGCTCCGAAAAATACACTTTTGAGAGCATCcagaatgaaaacaacacacagcTCAGT AGCACAACGGTTTTCCAAACTGAGAATGGCAGCCCAGCAGACAGCAGCAACAATGAGAACAACTCGGGTGATAACCAGCAACCTAAAGTAACGTGTGATGCACCAGATGCAGGGATGGTGCCGAATCCAGCCAGCATTGCTCCAG GATATGGAGGTCCTTTGAAAGACATCCCCCCAGAGAGGTTCAACAGTACAGCTGTGCCAAAATCCTACCACTCACCCTGGGAGCAGGCCATTATCAATGACCCGGCCTTGGCTGACACTCTCATCACCCGCATGCCTGAGCTGGAGCCCCGACCAGACCGACCAGGGTACAAAAGTTTCAACAG GGTAGCAACCCCTTTCGGTGGCTTCAGCAAGACGCCCAGACCTGCTCCTATCAAACCCATCCAGGTGGAAACTCTCCCAGAGCTGCCAGAGCTTCAGGGGGAAGCCACGGTGAATCGACCCTCCTTCAACAGATCTGCTCTGGGGTGGGTGTCAGCGGGCGGTCCGGTCTCCCTGCCTACTATCTCCCTTGAGCCTGTGCTTATCCCTGAGTCAGAAGACCTCTGA